A window from Pseudomonas sp. Tri1 encodes these proteins:
- a CDS encoding DUF465 domain-containing protein, whose translation MPVSHDLCQDLNYTKDHIQKKRSEDPRLNSLLQKYSELDAEVVEAEKPTSAGLSGVALEALKKKRLLIKDEIAQRLQ comes from the coding sequence ATGCCGGTGTCCCACGATTTGTGCCAGGATCTCAACTACACCAAAGACCACATCCAGAAAAAACGCAGCGAGGATCCAAGGCTCAATTCGTTGCTTCAAAAATACTCTGAACTTGATGCCGAGGTTGTGGAAGCCGAAAAGCCCACATCCGCCGGCCTGTCCGGCGTCGCCCTGGAGGCACTCAAGAAGAAACGGTTGCTGATCAAGGATGAGATCGCTCAGCGGTTGCAATAA
- a CDS encoding DNA polymerase Y family protein produces the protein MRWVCILFPQLALDAALRQRPDPEQPLALLSGPAQRRVLQAVNAPARALGLRPGQTMTAAQALSKGFATAEYDAAQIEHWQQFLAAWAYRFSSQVSVHYPRTLLFEIESSLGLFGPWPVFEARLRAELTELGFRHRIVAAPNPVAARVLANAYDALVVPDAETLQQYLGHMPVERIGLEPDVATALSRMGLRRLSQVQALPRHTLARRFEAQVLKHLDALTGSRSLALSFYLPPDRFDVRIELNYDVQSHQALLFPLRRLTGDLSAFLCGRDSGVQRFDLHLEHAGLPDTLIKVGLLSAERDPSMLFELARGRLEQVQVAAPVRGFRLCAEDLPSFVPQRLELFDERPQQTLPWEQLRERLRARLGDDAVQGLGFRDDHRPECAWQMTPQPPPQACPVRAGVQRPGWLLGEPQALPEGHTRILMGPERIETGWWDGADVRRDYYLIETRTGQRGWAYRPVGEGGPLWLQGWFA, from the coding sequence ATGCGCTGGGTGTGTATTCTTTTCCCGCAATTGGCGCTGGACGCCGCGCTGCGTCAGCGTCCCGATCCCGAACAGCCCCTGGCTTTGTTGAGCGGCCCGGCCCAGCGCCGGGTGTTGCAAGCGGTGAACGCGCCGGCACGGGCCCTGGGCTTGCGTCCCGGCCAGACCATGACCGCCGCCCAGGCCTTGAGCAAAGGCTTTGCCACCGCCGAATACGACGCGGCGCAGATCGAACACTGGCAACAGTTCCTGGCAGCCTGGGCCTACCGTTTCAGTTCCCAGGTCAGCGTGCATTATCCGCGTACGCTGCTGTTCGAGATCGAGTCGAGCCTGGGCCTGTTCGGGCCCTGGCCGGTGTTCGAGGCGCGCCTGCGGGCCGAGCTGACCGAGCTGGGCTTTCGGCATCGCATCGTTGCAGCGCCCAATCCGGTGGCGGCGCGGGTGTTGGCCAATGCCTATGACGCCTTGGTGGTGCCCGACGCCGAGACCTTGCAACAGTACCTGGGGCACATGCCCGTGGAGCGGATCGGCCTGGAACCCGACGTCGCCACGGCGTTGTCGCGCATGGGCCTGCGCCGCCTGAGCCAGGTCCAGGCTTTGCCCCGCCATACCCTGGCACGGCGCTTCGAAGCCCAGGTGCTCAAGCACCTCGACGCGTTGACCGGCAGTCGCAGCCTGGCGCTGTCGTTCTACCTGCCGCCAGACCGTTTCGATGTGCGCATCGAACTCAACTACGATGTCCAGTCCCACCAGGCGTTGCTGTTCCCGTTGCGCCGGTTGACCGGTGATCTGTCGGCCTTCCTGTGCGGTCGCGACAGCGGCGTGCAGCGCTTTGACCTGCATTTGGAGCATGCCGGGTTACCGGACACGCTGATCAAGGTCGGCCTGCTCAGCGCCGAACGGGATCCGTCGATGCTCTTCGAACTGGCCCGTGGCCGCTTGGAGCAGGTGCAGGTCGCGGCACCGGTGCGCGGCTTTCGCTTGTGTGCCGAAGACTTGCCAAGTTTCGTGCCTCAGCGCTTGGAGCTGTTCGATGAGCGCCCGCAACAGACCTTGCCCTGGGAGCAACTGCGCGAGCGCTTGCGGGCGCGGCTGGGGGATGACGCGGTGCAGGGCCTGGGGTTTCGCGACGATCATCGGCCGGAGTGCGCCTGGCAGATGACACCCCAGCCCCCGCCCCAGGCCTGTCCGGTGCGCGCCGGCGTGCAGCGTCCCGGCTGGCTGCTCGGTGAGCCCCAAGCGTTGCCGGAAGGCCACACGCGTATCCTCATGGGGCCGGAGCGCATCGAGACCGGTTGGTGGGACGGCGCCGACGTGCGCCGCGATTACTACCTGATCGAAACCCGCACCGGGCAACGCGGCTGGGCCTATCGACCGGTGGGCGAAGGCGGGCCGCTGTGGCTGCAGGGCTGGTTCGCATGA
- a CDS encoding error-prone DNA polymerase: protein MSVDYAELHCLSNFSFQRGASSALELCRRAKEQGYQALAITDECTLAGIVRAWQAAKELELQLIVGSEIQVENGPKLVLLVENLEGYQALCRLITRARRRSEKGRYRIVREDFAEPLPGLLVLWVAEGKDAEEHGRWLQPIFAERLWLTVQLHCGQDDRRRLADSLVLAERLGLPAVASGDVHMHVRGRRALQDTMTAIRHHVTVAEAGQRLHPNGERHLRSRKDLADLYPRALLDETLNIARRCTFDLGQLRYRYPRELVPEGHDPASWLRVLTERGMRERWADCVEEKVRRQINDELELIAELGYDSYFLTVQDVVNFARSRKILCQGRGSAANSAVCYALGITEIDPSRTNLLFERFLSRERNEPPDIDVDFEHERREEVLQYVFQRYGRHRAALTAVVSSYHGAGAVRDVAKALGLPPDQVNALADCCGRWSDEAPPVERLREGGFDPDSPVLRRVLSLTQQLIGFPRHLSQHPGGFVISEQPLDTLVPVENAAMAERTIIQWDKDDLDAVGLLKVDILALGMLSAIRRCFDLIERYRGERYALASLPKEDRATYEMISRADTIGVFQIESRAQMSMLPRLRPKTFYDLVIEVAIVRPGPIQGGMVHPYLRRRNKEEAVTYPSEALEKVLERTLGVPLFQEQVMQIAIVAADYTPGEADQLRRSMAAWKRHGGLEPHRERLAAGMKKNGYTAEFAAQIFEQIKGFGNYGFPESHAASFALLTYASSWLKCHEPAAFACALINSWPMGFYSPDQILQDARRHQLQIRPVDVRASDWDCSLELLEGRQPAIRMGLRLVKGFREEDARRIEAARRQRGFSDVADLGERAQLDARAQAQLADAGALQGLAGDRHRARWEVAGVQKQLGLFAGLPSQEEPPIDLPRPTVGENLFADYATLGTTLGPHPLALLRPELRARRCRSSRELQEVEHGRNVSVAGLVTGRQRPGTASGVTFVTLEDEFGNLNVVVWRDLAERQRKTLVGAQLLRVDGRWESVGEVRHLIAGRLSDLSELLAGINVRSRDFH from the coding sequence ATGAGCGTCGACTATGCCGAGCTGCATTGCCTGTCGAACTTCAGCTTCCAACGTGGCGCCTCCAGCGCCCTGGAGTTGTGCCGGCGAGCCAAGGAACAGGGGTATCAGGCCCTGGCAATCACCGACGAATGCACCCTGGCCGGAATCGTCCGGGCCTGGCAGGCGGCCAAGGAACTGGAGCTGCAACTGATCGTCGGCAGCGAGATCCAGGTCGAAAACGGTCCGAAACTGGTGTTGCTGGTGGAGAATCTGGAGGGCTATCAAGCTTTGTGCCGGCTGATCACCCGCGCCCGGCGACGCAGCGAGAAAGGTCGCTATCGCATCGTGCGCGAGGACTTCGCTGAGCCCTTGCCGGGATTGCTGGTGTTGTGGGTAGCCGAGGGCAAAGACGCCGAGGAGCACGGGCGGTGGCTCCAACCGATTTTTGCCGAACGCCTGTGGCTGACAGTCCAGTTGCACTGCGGGCAGGACGACCGTCGTCGGTTGGCAGACTCACTGGTGCTGGCCGAGCGCTTGGGTCTTCCAGCCGTGGCCAGTGGCGATGTGCACATGCACGTGCGTGGTCGTCGTGCCTTGCAAGACACCATGACCGCCATCCGCCACCACGTCACAGTGGCCGAGGCCGGCCAGCGCCTGCACCCCAACGGTGAGCGCCACTTGCGCAGCCGCAAGGATCTGGCCGATCTCTACCCGCGGGCCTTGCTCGACGAAACCCTGAACATCGCCCGGCGCTGTACCTTTGACCTCGGCCAACTGCGTTATCGATACCCACGGGAACTGGTGCCCGAGGGGCATGATCCGGCGTCCTGGCTGCGGGTACTGACCGAGCGCGGCATGCGTGAACGCTGGGCGGACTGTGTGGAAGAGAAGGTCCGGCGGCAAATCAACGATGAATTGGAGCTGATCGCCGAACTGGGCTACGACAGTTATTTCCTCACCGTGCAGGACGTCGTCAACTTCGCCCGCAGCCGAAAAATCCTTTGTCAGGGACGTGGTTCGGCGGCGAACTCGGCGGTGTGTTACGCCTTGGGCATCACCGAAATCGATCCGAGTCGTACCAACCTGTTGTTCGAGCGATTCCTGTCCCGGGAGCGCAACGAGCCGCCGGACATCGACGTCGATTTCGAACACGAGCGTCGCGAGGAAGTGCTGCAGTACGTGTTCCAGCGCTACGGTCGCCATCGTGCGGCCTTGACGGCGGTGGTCAGCAGTTATCACGGCGCCGGGGCGGTGCGCGATGTCGCCAAGGCCCTGGGCCTGCCGCCGGATCAGGTCAACGCCCTGGCCGATTGCTGTGGCCGCTGGAGTGACGAGGCGCCGCCGGTGGAGCGCTTGCGTGAAGGCGGCTTCGACCCGGACAGCCCGGTGTTGCGCCGGGTATTGAGCCTGACCCAGCAACTGATCGGCTTCCCACGGCACTTGTCCCAGCACCCTGGCGGTTTCGTGATTTCCGAACAACCACTGGACACCCTGGTGCCGGTGGAAAACGCCGCCATGGCCGAGCGCACCATCATCCAGTGGGACAAGGACGACCTGGATGCGGTGGGCTTGCTCAAGGTGGACATCCTGGCCCTGGGCATGCTCAGTGCGATTCGCCGGTGTTTCGATTTGATCGAGCGCTACCGGGGCGAGCGCTATGCCCTGGCGTCGTTGCCCAAGGAGGATCGGGCGACCTACGAAATGATCAGTCGCGCCGACACCATCGGTGTGTTCCAGATCGAATCCCGGGCGCAGATGTCGATGTTGCCTCGTTTGAGACCCAAGACCTTCTACGATTTGGTCATCGAAGTGGCGATCGTGCGGCCCGGGCCGATCCAGGGTGGGATGGTGCACCCGTACCTGCGACGCAGAAACAAAGAAGAGGCGGTGACTTATCCCTCAGAAGCGCTGGAAAAAGTGCTCGAGCGCACCTTGGGTGTGCCCTTGTTTCAAGAGCAGGTCATGCAGATCGCTATCGTCGCGGCCGATTACACCCCCGGCGAAGCCGACCAGTTGCGGCGCTCCATGGCCGCCTGGAAGCGTCACGGCGGCTTGGAACCCCACCGGGAGCGTCTGGCCGCCGGGATGAAGAAAAACGGCTACACCGCTGAATTCGCTGCGCAGATTTTCGAACAGATCAAGGGCTTCGGCAATTACGGTTTCCCCGAATCCCACGCCGCCAGTTTTGCCTTGCTGACCTACGCCAGCAGCTGGCTCAAGTGCCACGAACCGGCAGCGTTCGCCTGTGCCCTGATCAACAGTTGGCCCATGGGTTTTTATAGCCCGGACCAGATTCTCCAGGACGCCCGCAGGCATCAATTGCAGATCCGTCCGGTGGACGTGCGCGCCAGCGACTGGGATTGCAGCCTCGAACTTCTGGAAGGCCGCCAACCTGCGATCCGCATGGGCCTGCGTCTGGTCAAGGGCTTTCGCGAAGAGGATGCCCGGCGTATCGAAGCGGCCCGCCGGCAGCGGGGTTTCAGTGATGTGGCCGACTTGGGCGAGCGCGCGCAACTCGATGCCCGGGCCCAGGCGCAACTGGCCGATGCCGGGGCCTTGCAGGGGTTGGCCGGTGATCGCCACCGTGCCCGTTGGGAAGTGGCCGGGGTGCAGAAACAACTGGGTTTGTTCGCCGGTCTGCCCAGCCAGGAAGAACCGCCCATAGACCTGCCAAGGCCCACGGTGGGAGAAAACCTGTTCGCCGATTACGCCACGCTCGGCACGACATTGGGGCCCCACCCGTTGGCCTTGCTGCGTCCCGAACTGCGCGCCCGCCGTTGCCGCAGTTCACGGGAACTGCAGGAGGTGGAGCATGGCCGCAACGTCAGCGTCGCCGGGCTGGTCACTGGCCGCCAACGCCCGGGCACGGCCAGCGGTGTGACGTTTGTCACCCTGGAGGATGAATTCGGCAACCTCAACGTGGTGGTCTGGCGCGACCTGGCCGAACGCCAACGCAAAACCCTGGTGGGCGCGCAATTGCTCAGGGTCGACGGGCGCTGGGAAAGCGTCGGCGAGGTCCGCCACCTGATCGCCGGGCGCTTGAGTGACTTGAGCGAATTGCTGGCGGGTATCAATGTTCGCAGTCGTGATTTCCACTAA
- a CDS encoding Pr6Pr family membrane protein, with protein sequence MSDEQVLTQSAGGIAVKIAALLGWFALILQLYLILTSRWQGDKSLLGGVDIFFSYFTVLTNILVAVVLTCAATSGDSALRRFFLKPTVQGGVAAAIVLVGLAYNLLLRNIWNPQGLQWVADELLHDVMPILFVIYWWYCVPKGTLQWRDVWPWLIYPLAYFIYALVRGHFVGSYPYPFIEVDTLGYPRVFINAVMVLLGFVGVSLVLIALDRWKGKR encoded by the coding sequence ATGAGCGATGAACAGGTGTTAACGCAAAGCGCTGGTGGGATTGCGGTGAAAATCGCCGCACTGCTGGGATGGTTCGCATTGATCCTCCAGCTCTACCTGATCCTGACTTCGCGCTGGCAGGGCGACAAGAGCCTGCTGGGCGGAGTCGACATCTTCTTCAGTTACTTTACGGTGCTGACCAATATCCTGGTGGCCGTGGTGCTGACCTGCGCGGCCACCTCAGGAGATTCGGCGCTGCGGCGGTTCTTTCTCAAACCCACAGTCCAGGGCGGTGTAGCCGCTGCCATTGTGCTGGTCGGGCTGGCGTACAACCTGTTGTTGCGCAATATCTGGAACCCCCAGGGTCTGCAATGGGTGGCGGATGAATTGCTGCATGACGTGATGCCCATACTGTTTGTGATCTATTGGTGGTACTGCGTGCCCAAGGGCACCTTGCAATGGCGGGATGTCTGGCCATGGCTGATCTATCCACTGGCCTATTTCATCTATGCCCTGGTGCGTGGACACTTTGTCGGTTCCTACCCCTATCCTTTTATCGAAGTGGACACACTGGGTTATCCACGGGTGTTCATCAATGCGGTGATGGTGCTGCTGGGATTCGTGGGGGTGTCGCTGGTACTGATTGCCCTGGATCGCTGGAAAGGCAAGCGCTGA
- a CDS encoding PAS domain-containing hybrid sensor histidine kinase/response regulator gives MQFLSQNHGCPGWGGEMAGRIRAFDWSQTELGAIEHWSASLRNAVQMLLASPLPMVMLWGRQGFMIYNDAYAEFAGGRHPYLLGCAVELGWPEVAEFNRHVLDVCLAGGTLSYRSKELVLLRNGKPEDVWMDLYYSPVPGEDQSPAGVLAVVVETTEHVLTERARQAAERSYRAVNERIQLALSAGPLLGSFVWDIQADTLSGDDRFARTFNYPPDAPLDALPIEIARQSIHPDDLEEVNQRVELTLRTGTPYSAEYRVRRLGGDYLWVQASGRCEFDALGKPLRFPGVLIDINERKTAEASLLKFTRDLEQRVADEVQARLTAEEQLRQSQKLEAIGGLTGGVAHDFNNLLQVIAGNLHLLARHERDNANVQRRVSASLEAVERGAKLSSQLLAFARRQPLSPAVYNPRRIYDGLGELLQRALGETIQIEMTLPDEPWCIHVDRNQLENALLNLAINARDAMGGEGTIGLIGENIVLDESSCVGKGILAGDYVRLSVIDRGAGMPPDVLNQVFEPFFTTKTDGQGTGLGLSMVFGFVKQSGGHIEISSSLGEGTRAQMYFPRSLQPEAGEETQHDPLQLGGHETILVVEDNEEVRSASVELLEQSGYRTLTAANGDEAMKLLLEGALVDLIFTDVVMPGLIKSSDLAAWAKVQSPPVPVLFASGHTRDIISRNHQLSPDTHLLSKPYGPDALTRMVRTVLGR, from the coding sequence ATGCAGTTCTTATCCCAGAATCACGGCTGTCCCGGTTGGGGCGGTGAGATGGCCGGGCGTATCCGGGCGTTTGATTGGAGCCAGACCGAACTGGGCGCTATCGAGCACTGGTCCGCCAGTTTGCGCAACGCTGTCCAGATGCTGCTGGCTTCACCCCTGCCGATGGTCATGCTGTGGGGGCGCCAGGGCTTCATGATCTACAACGATGCTTATGCCGAGTTCGCTGGCGGTCGTCATCCGTACCTGCTGGGGTGTGCAGTGGAGTTGGGTTGGCCGGAAGTGGCCGAGTTCAATCGCCATGTCCTGGACGTCTGCCTGGCCGGTGGCACCTTGTCCTATCGCAGCAAGGAGTTGGTGCTGCTACGCAACGGCAAGCCCGAAGATGTCTGGATGGACCTCTATTACAGCCCGGTGCCTGGTGAAGACCAATCCCCAGCGGGTGTGTTGGCGGTGGTGGTGGAGACCACCGAGCATGTGTTGACCGAGCGGGCCCGGCAAGCAGCCGAGCGCAGTTACCGCGCCGTCAATGAGCGTATCCAGCTGGCCCTCTCGGCCGGGCCCTTGCTGGGATCGTTTGTCTGGGATATCCAGGCCGACACACTGTCCGGCGATGATCGTTTCGCCCGGACCTTCAATTACCCGCCAGACGCTCCACTGGACGCACTGCCGATCGAGATCGCCCGCCAGAGCATCCATCCGGATGACCTGGAGGAGGTGAACCAGCGGGTCGAACTGACCTTGCGTACGGGCACCCCCTACAGCGCTGAATATCGGGTGCGTCGCCTGGGCGGGGATTACCTTTGGGTACAGGCCAGCGGACGGTGTGAGTTCGATGCGTTGGGCAAACCCCTGCGTTTCCCGGGGGTACTGATTGACATCAACGAACGCAAGACCGCCGAAGCATCGCTGCTCAAATTCACCCGCGACCTGGAACAGCGCGTTGCCGACGAGGTGCAAGCACGGCTGACGGCCGAAGAGCAGTTGCGCCAGTCGCAGAAACTCGAGGCCATCGGTGGTCTCACCGGCGGTGTGGCCCATGACTTCAACAACCTGCTGCAAGTAATTGCCGGCAACCTGCACTTGCTGGCCCGCCACGAGCGGGACAATGCCAACGTGCAACGGCGGGTCAGTGCCTCCCTTGAAGCCGTGGAGCGCGGCGCCAAGCTGTCATCGCAACTGCTGGCCTTTGCCCGACGCCAGCCGCTGTCACCGGCGGTCTACAACCCACGGCGCATCTACGACGGCTTGGGCGAATTGCTGCAACGGGCCCTGGGTGAAACCATCCAGATCGAAATGACTTTGCCCGATGAACCCTGGTGCATCCATGTTGATCGCAATCAATTGGAAAACGCCCTGTTGAACCTGGCGATCAATGCTCGTGATGCCATGGGCGGCGAGGGCACCATCGGCCTGATTGGCGAGAATATCGTGCTCGATGAGTCGTCCTGTGTCGGCAAGGGCATCCTGGCGGGCGACTATGTGCGATTGTCAGTGATCGATCGCGGCGCAGGCATGCCGCCCGATGTCCTGAATCAGGTATTCGAGCCGTTTTTCACCACCAAGACTGACGGCCAGGGCACTGGGCTGGGGCTGAGCATGGTGTTCGGGTTCGTCAAGCAGAGCGGCGGCCATATCGAGATTTCCAGCAGCCTGGGGGAGGGCACGCGGGCGCAGATGTATTTCCCCCGCAGTCTCCAGCCAGAAGCCGGTGAAGAGACGCAACACGACCCGCTCCAGCTGGGTGGGCACGAGACTATTCTAGTGGTGGAGGACAACGAAGAGGTGCGCAGTGCCTCGGTGGAGTTGCTCGAGCAGTCCGGTTACCGGACCCTCACCGCCGCCAATGGCGACGAGGCCATGAAACTGCTACTGGAGGGCGCCTTGGTGGATCTGATCTTTACCGATGTGGTCATGCCCGGGTTGATCAAGAGCTCCGACCTGGCCGCCTGGGCCAAGGTGCAGTCTCCACCGGTACCGGTGCTGTTTGCCTCGGGCCACACCCGGGACATCATCTCCCGCAACCACCAATTGAGCCCCGACACTCATTTGCTGAGCAAACCCTACGGCCCGGACGCGCTGACCCGGATGGTGAGAACCGTGCTGGGGCGTTGA
- a CDS encoding DUF4142 domain-containing protein codes for MDGFTLRQLGLAVVLSTSMGVAWAATSNDFVDNAAAGGIAEIETSKLALEKSASADIKEFANKMITDHTKANEELKALAKKHDIEVPDDTTLMKKAKEKILDLRDESFDAAYANNQVKAHEETIALFKKEAGTVTDDKKAGNTELKAFAQKMLPDLEHHLEAAKKLQAAHPSK; via the coding sequence ATGGACGGATTTACCTTGCGTCAACTCGGTCTGGCAGTTGTTCTGAGCACCAGCATGGGCGTGGCCTGGGCCGCGACTTCCAACGACTTCGTCGACAACGCGGCAGCCGGTGGCATCGCGGAAATCGAAACCAGCAAACTGGCCCTGGAAAAAAGCGCTTCGGCGGACATCAAAGAGTTCGCCAATAAGATGATCACCGATCACACCAAGGCCAATGAAGAGTTGAAAGCGCTGGCGAAAAAACACGACATCGAAGTGCCAGACGACACCACACTGATGAAGAAGGCCAAGGAAAAAATCCTCGACCTGCGGGACGAGTCCTTCGATGCAGCCTATGCCAACAACCAGGTCAAGGCTCACGAAGAAACCATTGCCCTGTTCAAGAAAGAAGCCGGTACCGTCACCGACGATAAAAAAGCTGGCAATACCGAACTGAAGGCGTTCGCCCAGAAGATGCTGCCGGACCTGGAGCATCACTTGGAAGCGGCCAAGAAACTTCAGGCGGCTCACCCAAGCAAGTAA
- a CDS encoding LysR family transcriptional regulator codes for MDIDLARTFLEIVRHGSLAAAADKLHVTQTAITARVQKLESQLGCALFVRNRAGARLTADGEAFVIYANQLVQTWEAARRDLPLPEGYRNVLHLGGEVSLCNPLMLAWAGELRQKIPGHALRMDIRDGEKLLQQLELGLLDAAVVYQPEYWPRLQVEQLLEEKLILVRLATRPEPYVYIDWSADFRRQHDTALPEKAKAAVTFNLGPLALQYILENGGSGYFRTRVVQSYLDSGILERVPKAPEFNYPTYLVYSRDRDSAALQQAFEVLREIIKTGSDWSQRWDPLG; via the coding sequence ATGGATATCGACCTCGCTCGCACCTTCCTGGAAATCGTCCGCCACGGCAGCCTCGCCGCCGCGGCCGACAAGCTGCACGTCACCCAGACAGCGATTACCGCGCGGGTGCAGAAGCTTGAAAGCCAGCTCGGCTGCGCGCTGTTCGTGCGCAACCGCGCCGGTGCGCGGTTGACCGCCGATGGCGAAGCCTTTGTGATCTACGCCAATCAACTTGTGCAAACCTGGGAAGCGGCCCGCCGAGACCTGCCGTTACCCGAGGGTTACCGCAATGTTTTGCACCTCGGTGGCGAGGTCAGCCTGTGCAACCCCTTGATGCTCGCCTGGGCCGGCGAGCTGCGCCAGAAGATCCCCGGCCATGCCCTGCGCATGGACATCCGCGACGGTGAAAAGCTGCTGCAACAGCTGGAACTGGGCCTGCTGGATGCGGCGGTGGTGTACCAGCCCGAATATTGGCCGCGCCTGCAAGTAGAACAGCTGTTGGAAGAAAAGCTCATCCTGGTGCGCCTGGCCACCCGTCCCGAACCCTACGTGTACATCGACTGGAGCGCCGACTTCCGGCGCCAGCACGACACCGCGCTACCGGAAAAGGCCAAGGCCGCCGTGACCTTCAACCTCGGTCCCCTGGCCTTGCAGTACATCCTGGAGAACGGCGGCAGCGGCTACTTCCGCACTCGTGTCGTGCAGAGTTACCTGGACAGCGGCATTCTGGAGCGAGTGCCCAAGGCTCCGGAGTTCAATTACCCGACCTACCTGGTCTATTCCCGAGACCGCGATTCAGCGGCGCTGCAGCAGGCGTTCGAAGTGCTGCGCGAAATCATCAAGACCGGCAGCGACTGGTCCCAGCGCTGGGATCCGCTGGGCTGA